Below is a genomic region from Brassica oleracea var. oleracea cultivar TO1000 chromosome C9, BOL, whole genome shotgun sequence.
AGGATAGACGGCTTCTTAGCACGGTGTCCTCGTCCAAGAACCTCAAGTAACCCTGGCGATTGAGATTCATGTTGCATAGTTCTAGGAACATTTGTAGAAACTGGCGGTGATGGAGGAGAAGATGGAGATGGAGCTGGTGCTGGTGAGGAGGAAACATTGGTATCAGTAGTAGGCAAAGCAACAGATGTTTGATTATCAGAAGTAGGACTCTCTGTCGGGATTGTAGTATTTGTAGTAGAGGGTATAACCGGTGATGGTAGAACCGTCGAGGCTGGTGGGGATGTAGGTATAGAAGACGAGGTTGTCGGTATAGTAACAGGTGGTAAGGGAGGCGTTTGCGGTGTAGTAACAAGTGGAGCAATGCTCCCCCTCGATTCAGACATCTTTACGAGCCAGTCATCAACAGGTTCATTAGTTTGTAAGACCGGTGGAGAGACATATGGAGTATTGTCTATTCCTGGAAAAGTATCCTCAATGAAGGTAACATCTCGACTAACAAAAAATTCATTGCGGTCTATATCAAACAGCCGCCATCCTTTTGTTCCGAAAGGATACCCAACAAACAGACACTTGCGACTTCTATCGCCAAATTTATCTTTATCTCGTGCGCGTCTGTGAGCATAACAAAGACAGCCGAAGACTCTCAAGAGATCATATGCCGGTGGTTTCCCATGAAGTAGTTCATAAGGAGTTTTACCATCTAAAAGCGGAGATGGAGTGCGGTTGATGATATGCGCTGCAGTCATGATACTTTCCCCCCAAAAATTGACTGGTAGTCGACCTTGAAACAAACATGCTTGAGCTATATTCAGTATATGTCTGTGTTTTCTCTCAACACGCCCATTCTGCTGAGGCGTGTCAACACACGACGTCTGATGAAGAATCCCATTTGCTTGGAAGAATGTTTTTAGAACCATAAATTCCGTGCCGTTATCTGATCGGACCATCTTGACATTATGACCGAATTGTTTCTCTGTCATGGCACATAAATTTTTAAGTAGAGTTGCAACCTCAGATTTCTCAAGCATCAAGTATGTCCATACTGCTCTTGAATAGTCATCAACTATGGTAAGAAAGTAGTTTGCACCAGAAGAAGAAGGTTGTCGGTATGGACCTCAAACATCACAGTGTATAAGAGAAAACGGTGCCTCAGCTTTATTAAAACTATCAGGAAAAACATTCCTTGTTTGTTTAGCTCGAAAACAAATGTCACATTGACTAAAATCAGCAGAATCTATTTTAAAATTATCAAACACTGGTAGAGAACTCAAAACTTTGTAAGATGGGTGCCCAAGACGACGATGCCACAGTACCGTTGAAGAAGAATTTGACGGTGATGCTGCATTAACCCGTGCGACTTTGACCCCAGTAAAATAGTAAACCCCCTCTCGCTCTTCACCTGCTCCAATCAGAGTCCTCGAAAAACGGTCATGTAAAACACATAATGTATCAGTAAAGATCGCTATACAACCAGTTTGTTTAAGCCATTTAGACACTGAGATTAGTGTGCAATTGAAATCTGGCACATATAGAACATCCTGCAGGACATAATCTTTGCTTAACCACAAAGCGCCAGTTTTAGTTGCCCTCGAGGCTTGCCCATCCGGGAAGGTAACAGCCGCTGGTTGTATATCCGATACATCATGAAGAAGAGATATATCTCCCGTCATGTGATGAGACGCTCCTGTATCAATAATAGCATCAGTAATAGTTGTTTTACCCGACAACCGTTCCGAGGATATGTTGGATTGCTGGTTTTGGAGAAGAGTAATCAAAGAAGTGATCTGCTCATTGTTGATAGAAGTTGATGCGTGCGAAGCACGTCCACGTCCACGTCCTCGCGAACCAGTAGAGCGACCTCCACGTCCACCACGAAAGCTTTGTGATTGACTCAGAGGTGCATTAGTTGAGCGTAGTTCCTAATACCACTCAGGAAACCCGTGAAGTAGAAAACATTCAGAGACTTCGTGTCCCTTGCGTCCACAATGTGTGCTTGTCCGGTTAGGATCTCGTGAGCGGTAATTAGTAGAATCCGTAGTAGAAGGAGATGAGGTTTTGGTTGGCTCTGTTTTCACAGAAAAACCTAGAGCATCAGCCCATTGTTCCTTAGCATGAGTGTTGATCATATTATGTTCCTCTCGTATAACACGAGAATAAACAATGTTGATATCAATGTTGATATCTGGAAGCGGTTCCTCATCTGTGATTCGAGATCGTATGGATGAGAAGCGTGCATCATCAAGCCCAAACAAGAACTTGTGCACACGAGAGTCTTCTCGTTCCTTTTCTATGCCAGCTGCTGCTTCACACGTACATGGACGTGTCGTCTTGAGATTTTGTAGCTCCTCCCATAGCTTGGTGAGCCTGCCATAATACTCAAGAACTGATTGTCCATCTTGTCTGCAGTTGGTGATGGCGTCCTGTAGTTGATGCATACGAGTCCCGTTTTTAACCGAGAAACGAAAACGGAGAGTTTCCCAAAGTTTGTGTGCTTCAGGAACATAGGTAACAGTCGACCGGACCTTTGCATCAATTGATGTTCGGATCCAGCCAACGATCATAGAGTTTGCCGCTAGCCATCTAGAGAGATCTGGTTCGGACTCTGGTTTTGGTATAGTCCCATCAATAAAACCAAATTTCTGTTTAGCTTGAAGCGAGTTCCGGAGTTCTGTAGACCATTCTGAATAGTTGTCGTTTGTGAGCGAAACCGAAGTAATCAAAGACCCTGGATTATCCGATGGGTGTAGATAGTAAGGCGATGAAGCATGAGTTGCTGCTGCCGTTGCCGTAGTAGTAGTAATAGTAGGATTGATTGACGATGATGTATTATCGTCAGCCATAGAATTGATTTAGTAGTATGCGGAAAAGAAAAATTAGGTCAGAGTTTATGCGATCTTAGCTCTGATACCATGAAATATATTATCAAAGCGTGATCTTATTCATTCATCAGGTTGTGTTTATATACAAACTAGAATATCCTTCTCTACATAGGAGAAGATAACGATAACTCTATACACCTAAAGAATAGGAAACTATTAACATAATGTATATCCTTTAATATACGTATAGCAACAAAAAAAAGGTGTATCTATGTATAAAATATATATCTTAATTCTTATATTTATTGACCAAACCATTCATTCAATAATAGTACAGTGTACAGAGAACATGAAGCAGCCAAAAAGCAAAGACTAGACAGTGCCAGGCAGAATCTGAATCACAGGATCTGATGCTCTTCTATCCTTAATCATACCCTATTTTATTTTAGTTATTTTTTTCATTTATGTACACAGAATCGGTTATGGGACCAAACCCAATCAAGATATGCTCTTCTATATTTTCAACTATAATTTTTTTAATTCAATATGGGAAAACCGATTACCCAATTTGGTCTATCGGGTGAAATGAAGAAAAACACCAAAATTCTAAAAAGAACAGTTTCTTGTTAAAGAATTATAGATTATGTTTTCTAAAGGTGATTACAAGAGCGAATTACTATCTATTTATAGTCTAACTTTTTTTAGTAAATGTGTGTATTTCAACCATATCTCGTATTTATTAATAAGTCAAAAACTAGTAACCAAATTTTCACTTACTTTGGAAATAAAAAATATTTGGAACTAAACTTAATTAACTAATATCATTGCAATAAGTAATTAAGAAACAAATTAACCATATAAAGTCAAATCGGAAATTGTTTCATGTGTATACCAATTAAAAAAGTTACCTTGTGTGTTAGTACTTGTAATGAAAGATTTAACAGATAAGTACTTGAGTTAGTTTTTGTTTATTATTTTCAATAAGTCTCTTGCCATTTCCATCAATATGCATTTAAACTAATCCGATTCAACATCAGAAAACTAAATATATGACTTTCCATAATCTTAAAAGTACACCTTAAGTCTCAATCTTTAAATACCCATCCGGGTGCAATCCCATATATCCTAACCATTGAAATTGAACCTGCAAAAATCTAATGGATCCGAATCATCCGATCGATGTCGATATGTTGTCCTCAGAATCAAGTTACGCTAGTGATGTTAGCGAGAATGACTCTGAGTTGATAGAGAAACTGAAGTACAAATGCAAGTATTGTCACAAGAGGTTCTCTAAAAGACAAGCATTGGGTGGTCACCAAAATGCTCACAAGATGGAGAGAACGATCACGGAAAGACAAAACCATGCCATGTTGACGAGTATGAACCAGCCGTATCCAAATCTACACCCTTACACCATTGATGGACCGACCAACTTAACCGTGGTCAACAATCAAAGTCAAGGAACGGACCAAAGTTGGGCCAGTAGAGGGAACTCATACCAATCCGTCATGGCTCCACCTCAACTATATTTGTCCCCAACGTCGCCACCACCACCACCTTTGTGTTTAAACCTTTGTCTTTTTTTTTTTTTGAAAAAAAGCTTTCATATTTAAATTGCAATGCTGAAAATAAAGTTACAAGGCTATGAGTTTTGATATCATAGAGATCAAAGTAAAGCTTGGGAAAGAAAGATGATTGACAAAATCATATGGAGCTAGAGAATTAAAGCAAAACACTCTGAGCATTTGAAGAAATTGAGAGAGGGATTAGCTCACTAAATAACTTTAGTTTTGGTCTCTGTGACGACCTCTTCCCCAACGTCGCCACCACCACCACCTTTGTGTTTAAACCTTTGTCTTTTTTTTTTTTTGAAAAAAAGCTTTCATATTTAAATTGCAATGCTGAAAATAAAGTTACAAGGCTATGAGTTTTGATATCATAGAGATCAAAGTAAAGCTTGGGAAAGAAAGATGATTGACAAAATCATATGGAGCTAGAGAATTAAAGCAAAACACTCTGAGCATTTGAAGAAATTGAGAGAGGGATTAGCTCACTAAATAACTTTAGTTTTGGTCTCCGTGACGACCTCTGCCTCGGCAGCCCCGGCTTTTGCGACCTCTTACCGTGTGCCATTGCATATCTTGGACCTTCTGAGATGGTTTCAACTCTCTTCCATGTGGTGATCTTTGAGCCATTTCATATTCATTAAAATAACCTGCACAATCACCTGTGAAAGGAGTAAAAGACAAACCTCCAAAAGTAGACGGTGGAATATCATTTGAAACTTGGGAGGGGGGGGGGNNNNNNNNNNNNNNNNNNNNNNNNNNNNNNNNNNNNNNCCAGAATATCATTTTAAACCTTTGTCTTGCTGTTGGAAATAGCTTACAAGCTCAAGCTCAAGCTCAACCTAAAGAACCTAGCGAAGATGGCCTTTCACTTTCTCTCTCGCTCAAACTTTGAATTTGTAATGTTTTGCTTTAAATAATTTCTAAAACCTATGGGTTATTGCTAATTTGTTTTCAATTCCGTTTTGATTTTATTAAATGACCACCTTTGTTTTCCAGCACCATCCATATATTATATCAAATCCAAAAATGTTGACTTGAAAAAGTATATCAAGGTTGGTCACTGGCTGCATTACCTGTGTTGTGTATGAATCAAAGTAACTATAAAAAAAAAAAACAACTCACACTTACGTGATCGATTTGGGGGTATAAATGTATTTCCAAGACTTTGAGGTACAATCTGAAATACAAGAATTCTGAATTTGTTAACTTGAAGAGTATAATGAAGTTGGATATTGGCTGCATCTGTAGTTATTAGTTTACTACTGAATAAATCAAAGTAAATATACCAAAAAAACAACAGCTTACACATGTGATTACTAATTCTATCACCGTTTTACACTTTACAACGCTGACTTGGGGGTGTATCAATATTTTTTTTTTTTGTCAACTTTTATTACTGGGCCACAACGGGCCGGCCCAGTTGGCCCATCAGCCTCACCGCAGGAGGCGCGGGTCGAACCCGAGATGCCTGGGAGATTGACGTGGTACGCAGACCATCTGTCCTAGAAGCTCCCGGCGGGTGTATCAATCTATTTACAAGACTTTGAGGTATAATCCAAAATATATAAATTTTTAAGGGTTATAAGGTCAAAAACCCAATTTTCGAAAAAGAGGCGGTTTTTGAACTTTCGAGTATCCTCTCCTCCTCTCCGTTTACTTACAGTCACAGTTCACAATGTCTAGGTTACTTCTCCACTTCTCTTCCTCTCCCATGGCGAACGAAGACGACTCCCCCTCCTCCGCGGAGCCCTCGCAGCAATCTCAGGACGATAACTCAGAGCGATACATGGTGGGATTCATCATCGCGAACATCGTAGGCCTAAAGTACTACTCGGGGCGAATCAACGGCCGAGAGTTAGTCGGCCTCGTCCGAGAGCCTTCGAACCTCTACGACGAGAACGCAATCAGGGTCCTCAACACGCGATCCCTCCAAGTGGGCCACATCGAGCGCGCCGTCGCCGCCGTCCTCTCGCCTCTGATCGACTCCGGGAAGATCCTCGTCGAAGGCATCGTGCCCAACACTCGCTCCACAGCCAATAGGTTCAAGATCCCCTGCCAAGTTCACGTCTTTGCGAAGCTGGAGGAGACGGCGGATGTTAAATCGGCGATTTCGCGAGCTGGGTTGGTTTTAATTTCGGATTCGGACACTTCCTTTGGGCTGTCTGAGGCTGTGGTGGTTAAGGAGCGGATGGGTGGTGGTGGGGAGAAGAAGAGTGTGGATAAGATTTTTAAGCTTGTTGATGAGAATGTGAAGCAAAAGGAGAAGATGGTTGAGGTTGAGCCGCCTAGGGAGGTGATAAAGTCTGATCTTTTCGCTCATCAGAAGGAAGGTTTGGGTTGGTTGTTGAACAGGGAGAAGGATGGTGAGCTTCCTCCGTTTTGGGAGGAGAAAGATGGAGACTTTGTTAACGTTTTGACGAATTACCGTACTGATAAAAGGCCTGAGGCTTTGCGTGGAGGTGTGTTTGCTGATGATATGGGGTTGGGGAAGACTCTTACGTTACTTTCGTTGATAGCTTTCGATAGATACGGTGATGATGCATCCACCAGTACGGAGGAGACTTCTGATGTTGTTGAGAAGAAGGGGAGAAAGAGAGGGAGAGGGAAGAGCAGTTCGGAAGAAGGTTGTGTCTCAGAAGACGACGTTGATTGTTTGTCCACCTTCTGTGTTTTCAAGTTGGATTACGCAGCTGGAAGAGCACATTGTACCGGGGAGCTTGAAGGTGTATATGTATCATGGCGGCGAGAGGACAGACGATGTTAAGGAGCTTATGAAGTATGATATTGTGCTGACTACTTACGGCACCTTGGCAGTTGAGGAAGCCTGGGAAGATTCTCCTGTCAAGAAGATGGAATGGCCGTTTTTGATAAAGAGTTACTGGCAGAGCTTGATTCAACGCCCGCTTGGTCAAGGGAATAAGAGTGGGCTCTCACGTTTACAGGTAAAGACAATATTCACATCTATGCTTCATTTTATGGTGGAAGTTATTAACAGTTATATGCTTTCTCAGGTTTTAATGGCGACAATCTCATTGCGGAGAACAAAGGAAAAGAGTTTGATTGGTTTGCCACCTAAGACTGTTGGGACTTGTTATGTTGATCTTTCTCCGGAAGAACGTCAGTTATATGATCACATGGAAGGAGAAGCTAAAGGTGTTGTGCAGAACCTTATAAACAGTGGAAGCTTGATGAGAAACTACTCAACAGTTTTGAGTATAATCTTACGGCTTAGACAGCTTTGTGACGACATTTCTCTATGCCCTCCTGAACTAAGATCTTTGACCACTAAAAAAAAAAAAACAGTTACATGTTGTTATTGCTTGTGGCTGCAAAGGTTTTAAGTCTATGTGTGCGTTTGTGAAACAGATGTGACTGATAAGCCAGAGCTGCTGCAAAAGCTGGTTGCTATATTGCAAGACGGCGAAGATTTTGACTGTCCCATTTGCATTTCTCCACCGAGAGACATCATCATCACTCGATGTGCTCATATCTTTTGCAGGTCCTGCATTCTCCAAACCCTTTAAAGAACTAAACCTTCTTGCCCTCTTTGTCGTGGCTCTCTAACCCAATCAGATCTCTTCAACGCTCCTCCTCCTCCTGAAGCTCAAGATGACGACGGAGGAGAGACCAAACCTTCAACCAAGTCCTCAAAGGTCACGGCCTTACTATCACTTCTCATGGCGTCAAGACAAGAGAACCCCAACACGAAGTCTGTTGTGTTCTCTCAGTTCAAGAAGATGCTGCTTCTACTAGAAACCCCGCTGAAAGCCGCGGGTTTTACTGTCTTGCGATTGGACGGGGCAATGACTGTGAAGAAACGGACCCAAGTCATTTCAGATTTTGGTAAACCGGAGTTAACCGGACCCGTGGTGTTGCTTGCAAGCCTCAAGGCCTCTGGTGCTGGGATAAACTTAACTGCAGCGTCGAGGGTTTACCTGTTCGAGCCGTGGTGGAACCCTGCGGTTGAAGAACAGGCCATGGACAGGATTCATAGGATTGGGCAGAAACAGGAGGTTAAAATGATTAGGATGATTGCGAGGAACAGTATCGAAGAGAGGGCAGAAACAGGAGGTTAAAATGATTAGGATGATTGCGAGGAACAGTATTGAAGAGAGGGTCCTTGAGCTTCAGCAGAAGAAGAAGAATCTTGCTAACGAAGCTTTTAAAAGAAGGCGTGGGAAGGATCAAAGAGAGTTTAACGTTGAAGACGTGATCGCTCTCGTGTCACTCTGAACTCTTAAAATAATGCCTTAGTTTTTTCACCGTTTCACCTGGAGTTTTACTTTTACCGGTTCTTTTCATATTCTCTCTTAAGATATATTAGCCGCAGGATATGGCTAACGGATGTTTCAGTCTCAGTTAGTTTAATTAAGGGTTCGCTTGTACATAACGTTTAATGGCCTAATCTTTGCACTGCTCCTGCCTCTGGGGATTGCAAAAGACACCTAATCCAACCGACAGCAATATTACTATTGTTATTTGTCGCCATGCGCAAGTGAACATAGTAGCACTAGTTGTATGAATGTGTGATTAAAATGGTTTGTGTAAACGTAAATACATCCTCGTTTACTTATTATACCAACATAACTAATGTTTCAGGTCTTCACTAACATAATCATCAAATGCAATGTTTTCACTAAAACATTTGATGATATAAGTAAACATGGTTAGTAGACATTTCATTTTTTCAGGTTTGCTTCGGTGTTACTGAAATTTTGACAAAGGTTAAGCCGGAGAATGGCTCAGTTCTGTCCACAAACATATGATTATGTTCAAAGAGGTTTGGAGCCTTTGTTGTATCCGTTTTTCAAGAAAATAGTGATTTTATAATGGTTATTCAATCGATTTAGGGAGTATTATGAAGTTTTATTAAATTAATTGGTAAAAAAATTATAACGATTCCCGTATACCATGACAAATAGCTTAAAATACATTAATAAAAATGTAGAAGGTGGTTAGAAATTTTAAAACAACACTAAAGATTATATATGCTTCAGTATATAAAACATTTTCCAAACACATGGATTTGGAGAAAATTTCAAAAAATACGACAATATTGTTTTAATGAATATTTGCATCCTCCACTAACATATGATGATGTTCAAAGAGCTTTGAACCTTTGTTGTCTTCGTTTTTCAAGAAAATAGTGATTTTATAGTGGTTATTCCATCTATTTAGGGAGTATTATGAATTTTTACTAAATTAATTGATAAAAAAAATTATAACGATTCTAATATACCATGAAAAAGAGCTTAAAATACATTAATACAAATGTAGAATGTGTTTAGAAACTTTAAAACAACACTAAAGATTATAGGCTTCGGTATATGGTTAACACATAGATTTTGGGAAAATTTCAAAAAATATGACAATATTGTTTTAGTGCATAGTTGCATCCTGCACTAAGGGGTTAATACATAGATTTTGAGAAAAATTCAAAAATATGGTAATACTGTTTTAATACATAGTTGCTTCTTGCACTAACATATGATGAAGGTCAAAGAGGTTTGGAACCTTTGTTGTCTCCGTTTTCTCTAGAGAATAGCGATTTTATAGTGGTTAGTCCAACTATTTAGGGAGTATTATAAAGTTTTATTAAATTAACTGATAAAATTTTAAAACGATGCCCGTGTACCATGAAAGAGAGTTTAATATACATTAATAAAAATGTAGAAAGTGTTTAGAAATTTTAAAACAGCACTAAAGATCATAGGCATTAGTATATAGAGTATTTACCGAAACAAATCAATATTTTCTTAGGGGTTAACACATAGGTTTTGAGAAAAATTCAAAATATGATAATATTGTTTTAGTGGATAGTTTTATCCTGCACTAACATATGATGATGTTCAAAGAGGTTTGGAGCCTTTGTTGTCTCCGGTTTTCAAGAAAATAGTGATTTTATAGTGGTTATTCCATCAATTTAGGGAGTATTATGAATTTTACTAAATTAATTGATAACAAAAATATAAAGATTCTCATATACCATGAAAAAGAGCTTAAAATACATTAATACAAATGTATAATATGGTTAGAATTTTTAAAACAACACTAAAGATTATAGGCTTCAGTATATAAAGTATTTACCAAAAACTTAATATTTTCGTAGGGGGTTAACACATAGATTTTGAGAATATTTCAAACAATACGACAATACATGCATAGTTGCATCCTGCACTAACATATGATGATGTTCAAAGAGTTTTGGAGCCTTTCATGTCTCCGTTTTTCATGAAAATAGTGTTTTTATAGTGTTTGTTCCATCGATTTAGGGAGTATTATGAAGTTTTACTAAATTAATTGGAAAAGAAAGTATAACGATTCTCATATACCATGAAAAGAAGATTAAAATACATTAATAAAAATGTAGAATGTGGTTAGAAATTTTAAAACAACNNNNNNNNNNNNNNNNNNNNNNNNNNNNNNNNNNNNNNNNNNNNNNNNNNNNNNNNNNNNNNNNNNNNNNNNNNNNNNNNNNNNNNNNNNNNNNNNNNNNNNNNNNNNNNNNNNNNNNNNNNNNNNNNNNNNNNNNNNNNNNNNNNNNNNNNNNNNNNNNNNNNNNNNNNNNGGTTATTCCATCGATTTAGAGAGTATTATGAAGTTTTATTAAATTAATTGGTAAAAAAATTATAATGATTCTCATATACCATGAAAAAAATAATTAATAGACATTAATACAAATTTAGAAAGTGGTTAGAAATTTTAAAACATCACTAAATTGTATAAAATATTTACCAAAAACTTAATATTTTCGTAGGAGTTAACACATAGATTTTGAGAAAATTTCAAAAAATACGACAATATTGTTTTAATGCATAGTTGCATCCTCCACAAACATACGATGATGTTTAAAGAGGTTTGGAGCATTTGTTGTCTCCGTTTTTCAAGAAAATAGTGATTTTATAGTGGTTATTCCATCAATTTAGGGAGTATTATGAATTTTACTAAATTAACTGATAAAAAAAAAATTATAACGATTCTCATATACCATGAAAAATAGCTTAAAATACATTAATACAAATGTATGATGTGGTTAGAAATTTTAAATCAACACTAAAGATTATAGGCTTCAGTGTATAAAATATTTACCAAAAACTTAATATTTTCGTAGGAGTTAACACATAGATTTTGAGAAAATTTCAAAAAATACGATAATATTTTTTTAACACATATTTGCATCCTCCACTAATATATGATGATGTTCAAAGAGGTTTGTAGCCTTTGTTGTCTCCGTTTTTAAACGAAATAGTGATTTTATAGTGGTTATTCCATCAATTTAGGGAGTATTATGAATTTTACTAAATTAATTGATAACAAAAATATAAAGATTCTCATATACCATGAAAAAGAGCTTAAAATACATTAATACAAATGTATAATATGGTTAGAATTTTTAAAACAACACTAAAGATTATAAGCTTCTGTATATAAAATATTTTCCAAAAACTCGATATTTTCGTAGCGGTTAACACATGGATTTTGAGAAAATTTCAAAAAATATGACAATATTGTTTTAATGCATAGTTTCATCCTCCACTAACACATTATTATGTTCAAAGAGGTTTGGAGTCTTTGTTGCCTCCATTTTTCAAGAGAATAGTGATTTTATAGCGGTTATTCCATCGATTTAGAGAGTATTATGAAGTTTTATTACATTAATTGATAAAAATTATAACGATTCTATTATTCC
It encodes:
- the LOC106315348 gene encoding zinc finger protein 8-like, coding for MDPNHPIDVDMLSSESSYASDVSENDSELIEKLKYKCKYCHKRFSKRQALGGHQNAHKMERTITERQNHAMLTSMNQPYPNLHPYTIDGPTNLTVVNNQSQGTDQSWASRGNSYQSVMAPPQLYLSPTSPPPPPFLQAQAQAQPKEPSEDGLSLSLSLKL